A window of Diabrotica virgifera virgifera chromosome 9, PGI_DIABVI_V3a contains these coding sequences:
- the LOC126891573 gene encoding uncharacterized protein LOC126891573 yields the protein MNISPNRPLADENEEIPCVLIGDEAFTLSPYLMRPFPYRQARNDNSKERFNYHLCRAPRVVENTFGILAHKWRLFFRPLEVKVQTATKLVKAACLLHNLLRTRNTDEQFLHLQENSNIPLPVVDNLAVDGRRAVNEAFEIREKFVTYFSNL from the coding sequence ATGAATATATCACCCAACAGACCATTAGCTGATGAAAATGAAGAGATTCCATGTGTATTAATTGGCGATGAAGCTTTTACACTAAGCCCTTACTTAATGAGGCCATTTCCTTATAGACAGGCACGAAATGACAACAGCAAAGAGAGATTTAATTATCATCTATGCAGAGCCCCACGCGTAGTGGAAAATACCTTTGGAATATTGGCACATAAATGGCGTCTATTTTTTAGACCACTAGAAGTTAAAGTTCAAACAGCTACAAAACTTGTGAAGGCAGCATGCCTATTGCACAATTTGCTGCGCACAAGAAACACTGACGAGCAATTTTTGCACTTACAAGAAAACTCTAATATTCCTTTACCAGTAGTTGATAATCTGGCGGTTGACGGAAGAAGAGCAGTAAACGAAGCTTTTGAAATACGTGAAAAATTCGTTACttattttagtaatttataa
- the LOC126891574 gene encoding uncharacterized protein LOC126891574 codes for MCDLQEEEALLVAVLLDEERQFNQIRRFLATGDSYKTIGHSFRFGFSTVATIVDETSEAIWNRLQPIYMPEPTEEIWEKSILGFKNVWQFPNCLGSIDGKHVTIRCHEKSGSNYFSYLKKISIVLMAIVEPEYKFICIDVGGYGKNSDGGIL; via the exons ATGTGCgatttacaagaagaagaagcattgCTTGTTGCAGTATTGTTGGATGAAGAAAGGCAGTTCAATCAAATTCGAAG atTTTTAGCTACCGGTGATTCATACAAAACGATTGGGCACAGCTTTCGGTTCGGATTTTCAACCGTTGCAACTATTGTGGATGAAACATCTGAAGCTATATGGAACCGGTTACAACCGATTTATATGCCAGAGCCAACAGAAGAAATATGGGAAAAATCAATCCTAGGCTTCAAAAACGTATGGCAGTTCCCCAATTGTTTAGGAAGCATAGATGGCAAACACGTGACCATCAGATGTCACGAGAAGAGTGGATCAAATTActtttcctatttaaaaaaaatttccatagTTCTTATGGCAATTGTTGAACCAGAATATAAATTTATTTGTATAGATGTAGGTGGTTATGGTAAAAATAGTGACGGTGGTATTTTGTAG